In the genome of Equus asinus isolate D_3611 breed Donkey chromosome 9, EquAss-T2T_v2, whole genome shotgun sequence, one region contains:
- the FAM169A gene encoding soluble lamin-associated protein of 75 kDa isoform X6, protein MFVRKKYRGKDFGLHMLEDFVDSFTEDALGLRYPLSSLMYTACKQYFEKYPGDHELLWEVEGVGHWYQRMPVTRALQRETLKITAVSQNEAKRPVSGEYGLASVPEYEAGTEDNQPSEMQLTIDSLKDAFASTSEGHDKTPVSTRTRSSQLKRPKIGKRFQDSEFSNSQGEDEKTPQTSPTASVNKLESTARTSESSEEFLEEEPEQSAIEFEDEGSDKEARPVPETQPPPDKQDGEKESELEPVNGEIVDDTLKTSLTTEEEDSASEVLDEELKLQSFNSGEDSATLVPLVVESSKPSEAVAQEKTSHITDSEMLLEEGPADEKGHPEEKLPLVSRKKAHFGSSDSVAAIPNEERSDSGFPNSVMTEFSEESISENLSPNTTSSLEDQGEEAAPEPQEPVAALQQSSLIEVELEDVPFSQNAGQKNQSEEQSEASSEQLDQFTQSTEKTVDSSSEEIEVEVPVVDRRSLRRKAKGHKGPGKKKAKLT, encoded by the exons ATGTTTGTACGAAAGAAATATCGAGGCAAGGATTTTGGGCTTCATATGCTGGAGGACTTTGTTGATTCCTTTACAGAAGATGCTCTTGGTCTGCGGTATCCACTGTCTTCTCTCATGTACACAG CTTGCAAGCAGTATTTTGAAAAGTATCCAGGAGACCATGAGCTCCTTTGGGAAGTTGAAGGTGTGGGACACTGGTACCAGCGAATGCCAGTCACCAGAGCGTTGCAGAGAGAAACACTTAAAATTACAG cagtttctcaaaatgaaGCTAAAAGACCTGTGTCTGGAGAATATGGTCTTGCGTCTGTTCCAGAATATGAAGCAGGAACTGAAGACAATCAGCCTAGTGAGATGCAGCTAACG ATTGATTCTCTAAAAGATGCCTTTGCAAGCACTTCTGAAG GTCATGATAAAACACCTGTTTCCACTCGTACTCGGAGTAGTCAGCTAAAGCGGCCAAAGATTGGAAAGCGTTTTCAGGATTCTGAGTTTAGTAATTCTCaaggggaagatgaaaagacTCCCCAGACCTCACCTACAGCTTCAGTAAACAA aTTGGAGTCCACGGCACGCACCTCAGAGAGCTCAGAGGAATTCCTGGAAGAAGAACCTGAACAGAGTGCGATCGAGTTTGAGGATGAAGGTAGCGATAAAGAGGCACGGCCCGTGCCGGAAACCCAGCCTCCCCCGGACAAGCAGGACGGTGAAAAG GAGTCTGAACTAGAGCCTGTGAATGGTGAGATAGTGGATGATACGCTTAAGACCTCGCTGACAACTGAAGAGGAGGACTCCGCTAGTGAGGTTTTAGATGAAGAATTGAAACTGCAGTCTTTCAATTCCGGTGAGGACTCTGCTACTCTTGTTCCGCTGGTGGTGGAATCTTCCAAACCCTCTGAGGCTGTTGCCCAGGAGAAG aCCTCACATATAACTGACTCAGAAATGTTGCTAGAGGAAGGCCCAGCTGATGAAAAGGGGCACCCCGAAGAGAAACTGCCACTAGTTTCAAGAAAGAAAGCGCACTTTGGGAGTTCAGACAGTGTTGCTGCTATCCCAAATGAGGAGCGGTCTGACAGTGGTTTTCCAAACTCTGTGATGACTGAGTTTTCTGAGGAATCCATCTCTGAAAATCTGTCCCCCAACACCACTTCCTCACTGGAAGACCAGGGCGAGGAGGCGGCTCCCGAGCCCCAGGAGCCGGTGGCGGCCCTCCAGCAGAGTTCTCTGATAGAGGTCGAACTCGAAGACGTGCCCTTTTCACAGAACGCGGGACAGAAGAACCAGTCGGAGGAGCAGTCGGAGGCGTCTTCGGAGCAGCTGGATCAGTTTACACAATCAACTGAGAAGACTGTGGACAGCAGCTCAGAGGAGATCGAGGTGGAGGTGCCCGTGGTGGACAGGCGGAGTTTGAGAAGAAAGGCCAAGGGGCACAAAGGGCCTGGTAAGAAGAAAGCCAAGCTGACCTAA